One stretch of Eupeodes corollae chromosome 2, idEupCoro1.1, whole genome shotgun sequence DNA includes these proteins:
- the LOC129947895 gene encoding uncharacterized protein LOC129947895 — protein MKTIFVAGVLILCIGVACSERAFPQRSLAARAAALSADVSQPYWFLGASRKGGSSIQAIQVPVPAGGFAYDSDDDDDENNNGQQAVFSLVQDDDDDSDDDQANELNIENDDEDSEMNGNIVGILAFDEEREVGNYENDDDDDGEESGMETAIILPRSALKNIPDGSVVAVVDDSESTGRAVRRYYYRRRRGGGGKRRRRGGNRRRRRRGGNRRRRRPSIRVVRPSGTRGSRVSNRRRGSNVIRL, from the exons ATGAAGACAATTTTCGTCGCAGGAGTTCTGATACTCTGCATTGGAGTAGCTTGCTCAG AGCGAGCATTTCCACAGAGGAGTTTAGCTGCAAGAGCGGCTGCGCTATCAGCTGATGTAAGCCAACCTTACTGGTTTCTAGGAGCATCCCGAAAAGGTGGAAGCTCCATTCAAGCGATTCAGGTACCTGTGCCAGCTGGGGGATTTGCCTACGAtagtgatgacgatgatgatgaaaataataatggGCAACAGGCGGTATTTTCTCTCGTTcaggacgatgacgatgatagCGATGATGACCAAGCCAATGagctaaatattgaaaacgatGATGAAGACTCTGAAATGAATGGAAATATTGTTGGGATTCTTGCATTCGACGAAGAAAGGGAAGTTGGTAATtatgaaaatgatgatgatgatgatggcgaagAATCTGGTATGGAAACTGCAATTATCCTGCCACGTTCAGCACTTAAGAATATCCCTGATGGAAGCGTTGTAGCCGTGGTTGATGACTCCGAGAGTACGGGTAGGGCTGTACGAAGGTATTATTATAGAAGACGCAGGGGTGGTGGTGGCAAGCGAAGGAGACGAGGAGGAaatcgccgtcgtcgtcgtcgtggagGAAACAGAAGAAGGAGGAGGCCTTCAATTCGTGTAGTTCGACCTTCAGGAACTAGAGGCAGCAGAGTTTCTAACCGAAGGAGGGGATCAAATGTGATCCGTCTTTAG